Within Coffea arabica cultivar ET-39 chromosome 4e, Coffea Arabica ET-39 HiFi, whole genome shotgun sequence, the genomic segment GCCTCTCAAGACTCGAGTCTCACCTTCCTTCCTCCGCCTCCACCGCCACACTCTGCCAGTCTTCAGTCGAGAGTCGAGACCCGAGAAGGAGCTCAACTATTCTGCCTTCAGCTTTCCTACTTTCTCAGCTTTCATCTtcactctctctcactctcagtTTCACCTTCATCTTCACGCCATCTTCAAGCCCGACAGTCTTCATCTTCAAGCCATCATCAGCCTTCATCTTCAAGGACAAATTGAGGTACGAGGGTGATTTTACTTAGGCTGTGCTATAATTGCTATTAATCtatgtttctagtttatttttcttaggcatttcatcaaacagctTCTGAGTAGGATAATTGGGGGGGTTTCCACATTTTGTCAGAATGATGCAAAGTCATGGTGGGTAAAAATTGGATCTTGTCCTTTCTTCTTGAGTTTGAGAGAAACCATTTAGATTTAAAAGGCTGCCCGGATTGGCCATCCTTAAATGCAGGGCATTTTTAAGGGAAAGGCCATATTTTTTCTCTCCGCACTTGTTCCGTTCATATGTCGGCTCAATATCCTACACACACAAAAGAAGAAGGCATAAACAACTTTCCAGTGTGGACCTTGTATTGGTTGTAGTAGCATGCcttgctttcttcttcttcttcttttttctttttttttttaaataaattaaaagcTGAGTTGCCTATACCATTtttattgtgtgtgtgtgtgaccACTACTGTGCTTACTTGGAgaagactaaaaaaaaaaaagaaaaaaaagaaaagatgttCATGTCATCAGTAACAACATAGTATCTCAAGGCTCGAAAGCATGATGCCTGTAATAGTTTTTCTCTAGCATCAACAGTACTGTTTACAGTAAGCCCTTTTCAGGTCCTGAATGTTGGCATGCCTCGTGGAGCATCTTTTTGAATTCGgcgaattcaccgaattccaAATTCAATTCCGAATCTAATTTAAAATCGGAATTGGCCatttcgaattcgaaatcggtcGGGAAAATTcatgtcaaaattttgaaaaattctgatTTCAAACTTCTGATTTCAATTAATTCAGTTACTTTCTGATTATCTCTAATTAAGAGCTTAATCTCAGGAACCCCATTTAATGCCACCGAGTATTAATTAGAAATTCTCGCTGTTCTATTCAACCTTTACTCTCTGTCTCTCTTTCCAATCTATGTACGTACTGTCTCTCTTTCCAATCTATGTACGTACTGTCTCTCTTTCCAATCTCTGTACGTACAATCATTCTGTAATGTTTCCTCTCCTCTCTGGAATAATTGCATTTAATTTTGCaatttatctttttatctttttgtttcaaattgtgTTGCAGATTACTACTGAAGCCCCATCGAATTTTGGTGCAATTTACCCTAAGGCATTAGCTGAGGTAAATCACCACTTGTTTTTTTAATCACTTTCTCATATGGAAGTATATTTACTTGATTGTAATTTTTTGAGCAGattttgcatattttactgcCTGGAAGAATATTAAACTATTGATTTCGACTCTATAATCGAATGGTAGAATTTCTGACGGTATAAAATTTAGATAGATACACGACTTTGTACATGATGTAATTTGGGCTTAAATTATTTTAGTCTCTTAACAGATATGTTTTTTGTTAAAGAAATTTTGGCTTAGGTAGATACATAGGAAAGGAAGAGCAAAATTTGATTCAAGTTTGAGAGCTAGTGCTGGTAAAAGAAAGATAGAAACCTtatgaagaaaatgagagagagCTGGATGAATGCTGTGGTCAGAAATTTaagaaatgataaatttttgagtGTCCCATTCAGGAAAATAACTCATCAAACAGCTCTTTAGGATTTAGTTAATTAAGTAATTACTGTCTAATTAGGAGCTAAATATCACAACCTATATAATGCTGCAGTACTAATTAGAAATCCTTAGTGTTCTAGTCTCCTTGTTCTTCTCTGCTGCCTACCCCTTCAGCTGGCATCTGCAAATGGCGGCTTTTGTGTCTCCAAATCCTCAATTCTGCAAAAGATTTTCCTCCACCAAGACTGCCACTACATCCGCTGCTGCTTTCTTCTCCAAACCTTCCCAAATTTCCCCCAATTTCAATCTCGAACGTGCTAAACCCTCTTTCCTTGTCCGCTGCTCAATCCGATCCTCTGCTCCTCCCATCTCCACTCTGAAGCAGTCTTGTCCTCGTCCTGAATACATCCCAAACCGCATATCTGACCCTAACTATGTCCGGATATTCGACACTACTCTCCGCAACGGCGAGCAATCTCCCGGAGCAACAATGACGACCAAACAGAAGCTGGACATCGCTCGACAGCTGGCAAAGCTGGGTGTTGACATCATTGAGGCAGGTTTCCCTGCTTCTTCAGAAGCCGACCTTGAAGCCGTCAAATTGATTGCTAAAGAAGTCGGGAATGTTAGCCCCGAAGGTGCTGATGGCCATGTGCCAGTTATTTGTGGGCTTTCTAGGTGTAATAAGAGGGATATTGATAAGGCTTGGGAGGCTGTGAAATATGCTAAGAAGCCAAGGATACACACCTTCATTGCCACCAGTGAGATTCATTTGAAGCATAAGTTGAAAAAAACTAAAGAACAGGTGCTGGAAACTGCTAGGAGTATGGTGGCCTATGCTAGAAGTTTGGGTTGTCCTGATGTTGAATTCAGCCCTGAAGATGCTGGAAGGTTTCACTCTTCTTTAATTTCCAATTAGTATTTctcttgcaattttttttaataattttgctTTTCTAGTTATTCATAGtttgtatttttgtttgtttctaTTTCTGTTTGTCCTTCCTTGTCCTTCCTTGTAGATCTGATAGGGAGTTTCTTTACGAAATTCTGGGAGAGGTTATCAAAGCTGGTGCAACGACCCTTAACATACCTGACACTGTTGGCATTCTTGTGCATGATGAATTTGAACAACTAATTGCTGACATAAAAGCAACAACCCATGGAATTGATAATGTTATCATTTCAACACACTGCCAGAACGATTTGGGTCTTGCTACCGCAAACTCTATTGGAGTGAGCTCTTGTATTGTTGTTTACTTGAGTGGCATATTATCAAATTCAAGCTAAACTTGCATTATGTTTAATTTGACCCTAGGGAGCAATTGCTGGTGCAAGACAATTAGAAGTTACCATCAACGGCATTGGTGAAAGAGCGGGTAATGCTTCATTGGAGGAGGTTAGTAATCACTGCGTATCTTATATTAGTATGAATCTTTTGGATTCCTTATTTGGGTGCAGTGTGGTTATCAGTAGTTTTGATTCTGTTTTTCCATTCCTTAATGCACCTGCAATATCGGGAAGACTGTGGCAAAATTGTTGGTGCTTTGATCTTATCTATTGAAGTTTACTCTTTTAACTTGCAAAAGGATTCATGCATGATGAGTTAAGAGCTGGATATTGAAACATATGTGGATGAAGTAGAGAACTTCTTGTAAGGCTATCTAAGAACTTTGGTACATGCCTTTGAAGATCCATAGAACAGATCACATCCTTGGACAAAATGCAACAGGTGGAAATTCTCCTGATGGGAGGTACTTATGTGAGAAATTAGAATGGGAGCCATTCTGTGGACATGCAGAATATCAGATAGCATTTTGGAGAGAGAGAATCTTGTCTCTTTAGATCTTCATTTATCTGAGAGAGTTGTAGAAGTTTAAATTATTTCTTTTGTGGTATAATGCTTAAGGCAAGATTTCTGTGCAAACAGAACATTCAAAGACATGGAAAATTTTGCTCGAGGATTGTGATTGCAGGGGGTGGTCATTCCATCTGTTGACACTGTCATGATATGATGTCAGCAAAAGTGATGCAAACTTGCTGATGGAGTGTAGGTTCAATTCAATAATAATTTATAATGGTGAGATGTCTGTGAACAAAGGTTTTGTTGATCACCTTTGTTTGGGTCAAATAACACACTTAAAAATCTTGGTAGCCATCAAAGTCTTTTGTTCTCACTGTGAGAGTTTTATCTGATGATCAATATTGGTTTCCAGATGGGGATGTAGATAACACTTGAAACTTGGGTGTTAGTGTATGTTTCAACGCTTAGTTCTGTGATTGCATAATTTCTGCTATGGGTTTCTATTAGACTATGGTTTGAATTACTTGGGATGTCCTGATTTTGTTTCATGGTGACTTTAATGACCTTTTGAGTAGCATTAAAAGAAATCCTTTACATACTCAGAGCAGAATTTAAGAAGCTTTTTAAATTGACATTACagaataatttctttttttttcagcttccaatacctctctttttttttggccccCTTCATAACTTACTTTTGTTCGAAGTGTAAATGTTTGAGCAACTGAGATTCTTTTGCTCGTTAATTTACTTGACCTTTGTCAAGTTTGGTGCTCTCTGCTATGGCCTATTCTTTGACCTTAATGTATGCCGCTGGTGTTATTCTTCACAGTCCAAAAATAGCCTTCTTGGCCAGGACAATGCAATAGTTGTTGACATTTTATTTTCAACCTTTGAATGCATCACTTTGATCAGTGTGTATGACATAACTTTCTTTACTGGATTTTGTCAATTGTTTACATGGATAATGGTTTCCCTTCCATGTCTTCTACATTGTCTACAAGTCTAAACTTGCCAAGTGTCCTCTTGCTTTGcttgtttaaaaattttaaagtgaCCTTTACTTTTGTTTATATATTGCTTTTCTAACCTTTGATATGTTACTGGATGCTTTATTTATGTTTGTTACAGAAGTTAAAGCTATAGttatttttaatcaaattttcaTCTCCATGGTTAGTCTTTGAACATTCTTTAGGTTGGCCtgatttattttttgtgataaAATTTACACCTTACGTATTAATTTGATACCTTGCCCTGTAGGTTGTGATGGCCATCAAGTGTCGTGGAGAACAAGTAATGGGTGGCCTTTACACTGGTATCAACACACAACACATTGTTGTGACAAGCAAGATGGTATTCAGCCGGAGactttgtgaggactcgtaattttcttaatttctaggttttaatttcttttaattatacgtttttcccaccttttctttattcgaaaaattgtgcaaataaattttatgagtaaatatagcttttaaatgatttttctagtattggttagtttttgagaaattaagagcgtatattggacgtgggacccgctagtgcggaaagttcggtaaaattcggccaactagattaagttttgaatactggaattaatttaccaggtgttatgagatatcTAGAGGTTTCCAAGTGGATTGTTGCAAGAGAGACATAAAAGTTAGGCATACATttaatgaaggtgacatgtgtcaccatatgattaaatcttgttttgacttactattcaaccttttaccatttaccataataacttcaaaaattgaccaaaatatcttcatttctaagcttcatatggccgaccaccttcaagcaataagggaagaaaagctctccaatttctttgctccaagcttgcttaatcttcacttttaaccgtttaattttagttttactccataaaacctcttcacttagtatttgtgagttgtttggtggagttgtttggaaagttaatgtgaccaatagctctctctcccttgttcttaaggtaagttgtgaagaaccaccctcctcccttaattgatgcttagtgattgtatgagatgcaaatttatgggttatttcttgatttgtggttgaaatgatgaagttttattatttttgggggatttttctgttttaatataagcatgattgtgtggctatctatgatgattggaaatggtctataatgacttaaggaggtgggaaaagtgattaattgcaaccaatttctgttttggaagaaaattgaaaaacctagggttcttaagggagcgaatttttaggtcctagatagaggccgaattggccttatctcaaaacatgaaagttgtagggaatgacattttagagttgcctacaaaattttaggtcaatcgaagtagtgtagaatgagaaaagtcgaaattactattgctgttctggttttacccgaaattgagaactgcgcctgtaattggttgttttggctggaattgcttccgaattggttgttgaggccttctgatgaaatttaaacctgtttcttagatttcagcaggttttggaatttctggatttggacttgtagagcctgagttatgatgtttccgctagaatgcattttggtgaatctgttttacgttttgatgtagtatcttgcatttttgacctgttttcactcaaaactgggttgagtgaccttctgtgatgttgtagccctgtcttttagcttcgaaatggtgggtcttgcaccctcatccaataatcgtagtgaaattggtgccattaacgcaaaatgaggtcaaaactgtttttttcagggctaaagctaattccatttccggatttttctggtttcctctaatgcttatatatgcttatggaaccctattgtgatcgtgttggcatcggtttatgacttgtaatcgagtcttcttgtgcttattggaatattctagggcttgacttttatttccggacattttcctagctaacttttgtacttggataaccttgagcctattgaacggctgtggtgatgaatgtatattgagtatgactttgggagttgattgaggaaagtaatgaagccgtgatggctggaaaagtaagaaatttaggggaagtgctgttcaatttttctaggccgattggttcctttaagtttgaattggcttgtgatagaaatgaagggcttttgggttgttgaacctaggtcttcatgttacctttttgttcccaaaaatcatgttttgtacccttgcattagtaattatttggcgaggcatacgactagtagtcgaacctcacatgtgcattttgtttactcgattctggatgtgaaaccttcaattggtttactttgattattttagggtttcttggcgattaaagccaatccgaagtgaaaacttttgaggtatctgtacttgaaccggtgagtgtaccactcccctccattgctgtttaacttgatttctgctctgcaatctgtttaatttgtttgagacgagggtgtacttgcttccgaattggttgttgaggccttctgatgaaatttaaccctgtttcttagctttcagctggttttagaatttctggatttggacttgtagagcctgagttatgatgtttccgctagaatgcgttttggtgaatctgttttacgttttgatgtagtatcttgcatttttgacctgtttgcactcaaaactgggttgagtgaccttctgtgatgttgtagccctgtcttttagcttcgaaatggtgggtcttgcaccctcatccaataatcgtagtgaaattcgtgccattaccgcaaaatgaggtcaaaactattttttttagggctaaagctaattccatttccggatttttctggtttgctctaatgcttatatatgcttatggaaccctattgtgatcgtgttggcatcggtttatgacttgtaatcgagtcttcttgtgcttattggaatattctagggcttgacttttatttccggtcattttcctagctaacttttgtacttggataaccttgagcctattgaacggctatggtgatgaatgtatattgagtatgactttgggagttgattgaggaaagtaatgaagccgtgatggctggaaaagtaagaaatttaggggaagtgctgtccaatttttctaggccgattggttcctttaagtttgaattggcttgtgatagaaatgaagggcttctgggttgttgaacctaggtcttcatgttacc encodes:
- the LOC113742622 gene encoding 2-isopropylmalate synthase A-like; protein product: MAAFVSPNPQFCKRFSSTKTATTSAAAFFSKPSQISPNFNLERAKPSFLVRCSIRSSAPPISTLKQSCPRPEYIPNRISDPNYVRIFDTTLRNGEQSPGATMTTKQKLDIARQLAKLGVDIIEAGFPASSEADLEAVKLIAKEVGNVSPEGADGHVPVICGLSRCNKRDIDKAWEAVKYAKKPRIHTFIATSEIHLKHKLKKTKEQVLETARSMVAYARSLGCPDVEFSPEDAGRSDREFLYEILGEVIKAGATTLNIPDTVGILVHDEFEQLIADIKATTHGIDNVIISTHCQNDLGLATANSIGGAIAGARQLEVTINGIGERAGNASLEEVVMAIKCRGEQVMGGLYTGINTQHIVVTSKMVEECSGLHIQPHKAIVGANAFAHESGIHQDGMLKNKDTYEIMSPEDIGLLRSNESGIVLGKLSGRHALKAKLLELGYDIDGKELDDLFPRFKSVAENKKNITDEDLIALVSDEVFQPQVFWKLGDV